The following are encoded in a window of Providencia rettgeri genomic DNA:
- the uhpT gene encoding hexose-6-phosphate:phosphate antiporter, producing MSSKFSFFDIKRLPTGTVPLSVQRDLWLRKFMEPFLVMCLAYTGIYFLRYNFKAATPFIIEQTDFTLSDLGTVGFGFSITYSLGRVLLSYYIDGKNTKKILSFLLMLSCASSFAIGMFLLSSGHSLGIFIFLWALTGLFQAPGGPCSNSTINRWTPRKNRGRYISWWNASHNIGAILAGPIALFGMEYAFNGNVAGMFIFPILFAGVIATFGMFFGKDDPSELGWNTPEEIFDEPVSKADTAAESMSKRDIFVKYVLKNPAVWFLCFANLCVYTIRIGVDNWSVAYVKMALNWDDISAIGTITALELGGFLGSLTWGYVSDKMGGRRALLGMLCMISVIFPLIAYQNMSSIWGIYIALFFEGFFIFGPVILIGISIIGFAPKCATAVVNSIPGFFGYLFGDGMAKVFVSRIADPKGEGISVGGFTLHGWSDTFYLLFAATAVGIVMLGVVAIYEERKIRLDRAG from the coding sequence ATGAGTTCTAAATTTTCATTTTTTGATATTAAAAGACTACCGACAGGAACAGTTCCTCTCTCTGTACAGCGTGATTTGTGGCTACGAAAATTTATGGAACCCTTTCTGGTTATGTGTCTCGCCTATACTGGAATTTATTTTCTTCGCTATAACTTCAAAGCGGCTACCCCATTTATTATCGAACAAACGGATTTTACACTTAGTGACTTAGGGACGGTGGGGTTTGGTTTCTCTATCACATATAGCCTAGGGAGGGTGCTACTTTCCTATTATATTGATGGTAAAAATACTAAGAAAATATTGAGCTTTTTACTGATGCTCTCTTGTGCATCTTCATTTGCTATCGGGATGTTCTTGCTCTCTTCAGGTCACTCACTGGGAATATTTATTTTTTTGTGGGCATTAACGGGGTTGTTCCAAGCACCGGGTGGACCTTGCTCAAACTCAACCATTAATCGTTGGACGCCAAGAAAGAATCGAGGCCGTTATATTTCATGGTGGAATGCCTCGCACAATATTGGCGCAATCTTAGCGGGGCCAATTGCGTTATTTGGAATGGAATATGCATTCAACGGCAACGTGGCAGGAATGTTTATTTTCCCTATCTTATTTGCCGGCGTGATTGCAACATTTGGCATGTTTTTTGGTAAAGATGACCCATCAGAGTTAGGGTGGAATACACCGGAAGAAATCTTTGATGAGCCAGTTTCTAAAGCGGATACCGCGGCAGAAAGCATGTCCAAGCGTGATATTTTTGTTAAATATGTACTGAAAAATCCGGCGGTATGGTTTTTATGTTTTGCAAATTTATGTGTGTATACCATTCGAATTGGTGTCGATAACTGGAGTGTCGCTTATGTAAAAATGGCACTCAACTGGGATGATATTTCTGCAATTGGTACAATAACGGCTCTCGAACTCGGTGGTTTTTTAGGCTCGCTAACATGGGGTTATGTCTCTGATAAGATGGGCGGAAGACGTGCGCTGTTAGGGATGTTGTGTATGATTTCGGTAATTTTCCCGCTGATCGCTTACCAAAATATGAGCAGTATTTGGGGAATTTATATCGCCCTGTTTTTTGAAGGTTTCTTTATTTTTGGCCCTGTGATTTTAATCGGTATCTCTATCATTGGCTTTGCACCGAAGTGTGCAACCGCAGTGGTGAATTCAATCCCAGGTTTTTTTGGCTATCTGTTCGGTGATGGGATGGCAAAAGTGTTTGTTTCCCGTATAGCAGACCCAAAAGGCGAGGGTATTTCAGTGGGTGGCTTTACATTGCACGGCTGGTCAGATACTTTTTATCTATTATTTGCGGCAACCGCGGTGGGGATTGTAATGCTCGGTGTTGTCGCCATATATGAAGAACGGAAAATTCGGTTAGATAGGGCAGGATAA
- a CDS encoding MFS transporter, whose amino-acid sequence MVTQSIIETNQQAAQERLNTPEGKKDFRRAIFSCWLGTTMEYADFALYGLAAGIIFGDVFFPDATPIMALLSSFAAYSVGFIARPIGALFFGWLGDKHGRKMVMVITIALMGLSTTLIGAIPSHAQIGIWAPVCLVILRFAQGLGAGAELSGGTVMLGEYAPVKRRGLVSSIIALGSNSGTLLASMIWLIVLQLDKESLMSWGWRIPFLGSMLIALAALFIRQHMRETPVFERQKEQLAQARRLALESDAIAHPVDNRSFWQKTRAFWTMVGLRIGENGPSYLAQGFIIGYVTKILLVDKSVPTTAVLIASILGFAIIPFAGWLSDRFGRRIVYRWFCFLLMLYAVPAFMLLDSREPMIVIPTIIVGMGLASLGIFGVQAAWGVELFGVRNRYTKMAFAKELGSILSGGTAPLVASALLSWTGHWWPIAIYFIGMACIGLVTTFFAPETRGRDLNLPEDAI is encoded by the coding sequence ATGGTCACACAATCAATTATTGAGACTAATCAACAAGCTGCACAAGAGCGTTTAAATACGCCAGAAGGAAAAAAAGATTTCCGTCGAGCGATTTTTTCATGTTGGTTAGGAACAACCATGGAGTATGCAGATTTTGCACTGTATGGTTTAGCGGCAGGTATCATTTTTGGTGATGTTTTCTTCCCTGATGCAACGCCGATTATGGCATTGCTCTCAAGTTTTGCGGCTTATTCCGTTGGCTTTATTGCAAGGCCTATAGGGGCGTTATTTTTTGGATGGTTAGGTGATAAACATGGCCGCAAGATGGTTATGGTGATCACTATTGCGCTAATGGGGCTATCAACTACGCTGATTGGTGCAATTCCAAGCCATGCTCAGATTGGTATTTGGGCACCTGTGTGCTTAGTCATTTTGCGTTTTGCACAAGGTTTAGGGGCAGGCGCTGAGTTATCTGGCGGAACCGTGATGCTGGGGGAATATGCCCCTGTGAAACGTCGGGGGCTGGTCTCTTCAATTATTGCACTAGGTTCCAACAGTGGTACATTGCTGGCATCGATGATCTGGTTAATTGTCTTGCAATTAGACAAAGAAAGCCTAATGTCCTGGGGCTGGCGTATCCCTTTCCTTGGGAGCATGTTAATTGCACTCGCCGCGTTATTTATTCGTCAGCATATGCGCGAAACGCCTGTTTTTGAGCGCCAAAAAGAGCAACTGGCGCAGGCGCGTCGTCTTGCATTGGAGTCTGATGCAATTGCCCATCCCGTAGATAACCGCTCATTTTGGCAGAAAACCCGTGCATTCTGGACGATGGTTGGGTTACGAATTGGCGAAAATGGCCCATCTTATCTTGCTCAAGGTTTTATCATCGGTTATGTCACAAAAATCTTGCTGGTGGATAAATCGGTTCCTACCACTGCGGTGTTAATCGCATCAATTTTAGGTTTCGCCATTATCCCATTTGCGGGGTGGTTATCTGACCGATTTGGTCGCCGTATTGTTTACCGCTGGTTCTGTTTCTTATTAATGTTGTATGCCGTGCCTGCCTTTATGTTGCTGGACTCCCGTGAGCCAATGATTGTGATCCCAACCATAATTGTTGGGATGGGGTTAGCATCACTCGGAATTTTTGGGGTACAAGCGGCATGGGGCGTTGAATTGTTTGGTGTGCGTAACCGCTATACTAAAATGGCATTTGCGAAAGAGCTTGGCTCCATTTTATCGGGTGGAACGGCGCCGTTGGTCGCTTCAGCATTACTGTCTTGGACCGGGCATTGGTGGCCAATTGCGATCTATTTCATTGGAATGGCTTGTATTGGGCTCGTAACAACATTCTTTGCGCCAGAAACGCGAGGTCGTGACCTTAACTTGCCAGAAGATGCCATATAA